The following are encoded together in the Zingiber officinale cultivar Zhangliang chromosome 8A, Zo_v1.1, whole genome shotgun sequence genome:
- the LOC122008064 gene encoding proteasome subunit alpha type-6, whose protein sequence is MSRGTGAGYDRHITIFSPEGRLYQVEYAFKAVKASGITSIGVRGKDSVCVVTQKKVPDKLLDQTSVTHLFPITNYLGLLATGMTADARSLVQQARNEAAEFRFKWGYEMPVDVFSKWVADKSQIYTQHAYMRPLGIVAMILGIDEEKGPQLFKCDPAGHFFGHKATSAGLKEQEAINFLEKKMKNDPAFSYEETVQTAISALQSVLQEDFKATEIEVGVVKAEDPAFRVLSTEEIDEHLTAISERD, encoded by the exons ATGAGTCGAGGAACTGGAGCTGGCTACGATCGCCACATCACTATTTTCTCTCCTGAAGGCCGTCTCTACCAAGTCG AATACGCGTTTAAGGCTGTTAAGGCGTCCGGTATCACGTCAATTGGAGTTCGTGGAAAGGATTCGGTGTGCGTTGTCACCCAGAAGAAGGTTCCT GATAAGCTATTGGACCAGACCAGTGTCACGCATCTCTTTCCCATTACAAATTACCTTGGACTCTTAGCCACAGGGATGACAG CTGATGCGAGGTCCTTGGTCCAACAAGCAAGAAATGAAGCAGCAGAATTTCGTTTTAAATGGGGATATGAGATGCCTGTAGATGTATTTTCCAAATG GGTTGCAGATAAATCACAGATATATACCCAGCATGCCTACATGAGGCCTCTTGGAATAG TTGCAATGATCTTGGGTATTGATGAGGAGAAGGGACCCCAACTCTTCAAATGTGATCCAGCTGGCCATTTTTTTGGGCACAAG GCGACAAGTGCTGGCCTGAAAGAACAAGAAGCAATCAACTTCctggaaaagaaaatgaagaatgaTCCTGCATTCTCATATGAGGAAACTGTGCAG ACTGCGATATCTGCACTGCAATCGGTTCTGCAAGAGGATTTCAAAGCTACAGAGATAGAG GTGGGAGTTGTGAAAGCAGAGGATCCAGCATTCAGAGTGTTATCGACAGAGGAGATAGACGAACATCTAACAGCAATCAGTGAACGTGATTAG